Below is a window of Patescibacteria group bacterium DNA.
TGCCGGCCTGCAGTCGATTCTTGATGCGTCCTGTCAGACGCCTGATAGTCTTCCGCATACGTTCAGCCGGGTCAACGGCTGTCAGGCTTAATTATACCTGAAAACGACCGGGGCCGCACCACCGCCCCGGTCGTCATCCTGAGGTTGCGCCGCCAACCGTCTCTCGGATCAATCCAGATCGCTGAAGACCTCCTCGATGCGATCGGCCCCCAAAACCCGGGCGACGCGGTAAGCCAGCTGCAGCGAAGGGTTATATCTCCCCTGTTCGAGCGAAATGATCGTCTGGCGGGTCACGCCGGCGGCGCGCGCCAGCTCCTCCTGCGTCAACCCGAGTTTCTGGCGATATTTCGCGATCTGGGTCTTCATCAGTTCTTGCGATCAAGATAGATATTGGTCGCGGCCTTGGCGATGACGCCGGCGAACAGAGCGGCTAGGATCACCGGATCAACCGTGAACTCGCCGCGAACGATGCCGGCGGCCGCCTGATAACCGACGCCAGCGCAAAGCGCGATGATCATGGCCCAGAGAGCGTTGCGCTCGGCCAGGGCTTCGTGCGCGCGTTCCCGCTCATCCTTCGTCATGTTGGCCATGATATGGATCGCGTCAGCGGTGATGATCGCTCCCCAGATAAAAAGCGCCGCGAAACGCCATTCTTCCGCGCCGCCGAACGGCAGATATTGGATCAGGAAGATGGGCGCCACGATCGCGGCGACATAGACCCAGCCCTGCCAGCTTTTGGGGCAATAACCCCAGCCGCCGTATTTCCGCCTTTGGAACCATTCCGGTTTGCCCAGCATAATGATCTGAGTAAAAAATATATTACGTCATAAATATATTACATCGCGCCGGATCCGTCAAGGCCTCGACAACGGCCCATTGCCGGCTCGCAATGTGATATAATTGAACATATGGATAACATCGAAACCCATCTCGCCGCGATCGAAGCCAGACTCGACGACCTCAAGAAGACGGTTGACCGCACCTACCGCATCTTTTTTTTGGACCGCAGTCATCGCCGTCGCCTCGGTCGTGCTGCCGCTCATCGGATTACTGTTCGCGGTGCCAGCGCTGATCTCTAACTACACCGCCCTCCTGGGCTGAACAGCATACTTATGACCTCTGCCGCGCGCCGACGCCAAGCCAAACGGACGTTCCTGGCCAATCACCTCATGTCCATCGCGACCTGCTCGAAAAAAGGCCGGCCGCACGCGGCGGTGGTGCTTTATGCGGCCGACCAAGATCTGAAATTTTACTTCGCCACCAAGGTCAGGACGCGCAAGGCTCGCAATCTTCGGGAAAATCCGCGGGTTGCCTTCGTTGCCGGCCTGGAACCGCCTTTCAGCTTCCAGGGCGAAGGCCGAGCTATCCTGATTAGCGCCGCCGCGGAACGTCAAAACGCGTTAGCTAAGCTGGCACAAGCAGCCGCAAACGGCGTCTGGAAGAATTTTTGGCCGCCCATTCTCGGCCTGCGAGCCGGCGAATATGCCGTCTATCGCCTGAAACCAATGCGGCTGCGGGCCCTTGACCTCCAAAACGCGAAAATCAGCAATCGACTGTCCTCTTTCATCGAACTGATCGAATGGCGGTCTCGCCGCAGTTAATCAATCCGCTATGCCGCCCAAAAAGAAAATCCTGGTGGTCGATAGCGACGCCTTCCTGGCGAACGTTCTGCGCGCCAACCTAAAAAAAGATGGTTATGACGCCGACCTGGCCACTGACGGTAAAGCCGTGGCCGACAAAGTCGGGACGTTCCGGCCGGACCTAATTCTGCTTGATCTATCCCTGCCCGGCCGATCGGGACTGGACGTTCTGGGAGACCTGCGTACGAACCGGAAGACCAATCGGATCAAAGTCATCGTGCTCACGAACGACGACGGACCAACCCAACGCTCCAGCTGCGCCGCCCTGGAACCGGAGGCTTACCTGATCAAAGATCAGATCGATTTCCCGAAATTATCCGCTCGCATCGCCAAAATCATCCGTTAACCATAACGCCGCATCTGCGACGCGAAAACTCGACGGATCTCTGTTTGGAATTTTGACCGGCAATGCGCCCCACCCCGCTTCAAAAGCGGCGCCATCCGTGCTACAAGTACTCCCATGCGCATAGCGATCATCGGCGGCGGCGCCGCCGGACTCATGACAGCCGCGACCCTGCTGGAAACCGACCCGCAATCGGAAATTTTTCTGATCGAAAAAAACGACGCCATCGGCAAGAAAGTGCTCCTCACCGGCGGCGGGCGCTGCAACGTGACGACCGGACTCCGCGACGTGCGGACGATCCTCGGCAAATATCCGCGCGGCGGTAAATTCCTGTCCTCGGCCATGCGTGTCTTCCCTCCGGAAGACGTCTGTGCCTGGTTCGAAGAACACGGCGTACCGCTCAAGACCGAGGCAGATAGCCGGGTCTTCCCAGTTTCCAACGACGGCCGGGAGATCGTCGGCGTCTTCGAACGCCTGTTCGAGAACCCGCGCTTGCATCTGCTGCTCAAGACGACGGTCGAACGCGTGGACAAGACCGCTGCCGGCTTCCTGATCAAATTCAGCGGGCGGACGGAATCGCTCGCCGCCGACGCAGTCGTACTCACGACCGGCGGCCAGGCTTACCGCCACACCGGCTCGACCGGCGACGGCTACGGCTTCGCGATCGCGCTCGGCCACACCCTGACGCCGCTAGCGCCGAGTCTCAGTGCACTCACGACGCGGGAGAGCTGGCCGGCCGAAGTCTCCGGCCTGGCTTTCGAAAAAGCGACCCTGACGGCCCAAGGTTCCCGGACCCACCAATTCACCGGACCATTCCTCTTCACGCACCGGGGCGTGAGCGGACCAGCGGTCTTCGCTCTCTCGTCGCTCGTCGCTTTCGAGAACTTCGACGCCCAGAAACCATTGGAACTGAAGATCGACCTGTTCCCCGACCTGACCGCTGAAAAACTGGCCATTGAGATCAGCGGCCGCAACATCCTGAATCCGACCCGGATCTTCCAGAACAACTTGGTCGGCGTGATTCCGAAGTCCCTAGTCGACATCTGCATCCGCGAATCCGAACTACCCGGCGGCGTACGCGCAGCCGAGGTCTCCAAGAAAGATGTCCGGCGAACGGCTGACTGGCTCAAAGCCGTGCCGTTCCATGTTGTCGCGCGAATGGCCGGCGAAGAATTCGTCACGGCCGGCGGCATCTCGACGACCGAAATCAACCCCTCGACCATGGAATCGAAGCTCTGCCCCGGCTTGTATTTCGCCGGCGAGATCCTTGACGTCGACGCTTTCACCGGCGGTTTCAACCTCCAATCCGCCTGGGCGACCGGACGACTGGCAGGACTCAGCATCGCGGCCGCCAAGTAAAGATCTGCAAACTGAACCGGCCGCGCGGCCAGTTTTCCTGACCGCTCCCGGACGTGCCAAGACCAGCGCCAGCAGGTACAATCAATCCATCGCCCATCATTATCCCAACTCCATGCCCGCAGTCTTTCTGAAAAGCGCGTTCCGCGCCGCGGATCTTCCGGCCAGCGAGAAACCCCAGATCGCCATGCTGGGCCGTTCGAACGTCGGCAAATCCTCGCTGATCAACGACTTGGTCGGCGTAAAAAAACTCGCCCGCACCAGCGCCCAGCCCGGACTCACCCAGTCCATCAACCTTTACGAATGCGACAAGCGCTACCTGCTCGTGGACCTGCCGGGCTATGGCTTCTCCCGCGCCAAACGCTCCGCCGGCCGAGGTTTCGCCGGGCTCATCGGCGAATATCTCTCCGAAGCGGCGCAGCTGAAACTGGTCCTGCTCATCATCGACGCCCGCCAGGGCTTCATGGAGAGCGACCGCTACGCGCTCGACCAGTTGCAGATGCAGGATCTTCCTTTCGTCATCGTCTTCAACAAGATCGACAAGCTTTCGAGTTCGGCCGCGGCGGCCGCAATCCGCGATCTGCGCGCCGACCGGCCGGAGCTGCAGATCATCCCCCACTCGGCCGTGAACGGCCAAGGCACCGGCGAGATCCGCGACGCGATCGAGCGGGCCGTGCGGGCGGCTAAATGAACGATTCACCGCAATTTCAAAACCGGGCCGATCAAGGCCCGGATTTTTTTATTGGCCGCCGAAGCATCAGAATTCCGGCGCACCGCACTCCCACAGGTCGGTTTTGGTCAGACTTTGGCCGGTGGCGGCCCGCTCGGCCAGAAGTTCGCACGGCAATTCGAGCGGCGGCGGCCGGAAACCGACAATCAGTTGTTCGATCGACAGGCCGTCGCGATGCGTGAAATGCGCCTGGTCGCCCTCGTCGTTCTGTTCGAGTCCGCACCAGGCCGCGATGCGGCCCAGCCGCTCCCAATCGACGTCATAACCGCGCCAGCGGTCGACCACGTCGACCGCCAGGCCGTAATTATGCAGGCTCCTGCCGCCCGCGACCTCGGTGACGATATGGCCGTTCTCGGTGCGCCCCTGCTGGAAGACCAGATTCTGTTCGGCCACCGTCCGATACCCGGAAGTCACGCGCAACTCGAATCCCTGGACCGCCGCCGCCGGCAGCAGGCATCGTTCGACCTGCGCCAAAAAATTGGCGTCCATCTCCGTCGGCAACGGCAGCGGCGTCGGTTCGGCGGCCGCGACCACTGACGAAGCGACCGTTGTCAGCCGGCGCCATTCAAAAACGGCCAAACAGACCGTGATTCCGGTAAATAACACTACGATCACCAAGATGCCCAGCAACTTCTCGTATCGACCGGTTTGATCCTCGTTGATCAGCGGCATAGCGCACAAAAGATGGATTCATGAAGGATTCCTATTATATCCACTATGGCGCTGATCATGCAATCAGCTCACCGGCCCGCGTCGATGGTGCCTGTTGTCAGCCGGATTACCGTCTCGATTATTGCCTCGTGAACGTGAATGTGCCGGCATTGATCGGAAAATTCGAAAAACCCCAGACGCCGGAGACGCTCGTCGGCGAGGCATTGCTGATATTCAGATCCAGACTGTCGGACGGATAGCTGTAGCGGATATCCCGAACGCCGTCAGTCCAGGTGGCGGTCGTGATCACTTGGCTGGGAGAGCTGTGCAATCCGGCTGCCTGTCCCCCGACGGTCACGGTGATCGCCAGGGTCTTGGAGCCGCCCATCATGCGGCAGTCAGGATAATATTTTGGATCCTCATCATGCACCTGGCTGATCACGGTCGCGGTAAAGGTCAAACTACCCGCCCCCTCGCTCACGTTGTCGCCCTGAATCGCGCCATACAAACTATCATCAACGTTAAAGGACACGCTGATGTTATGGGACCATTGGCCGTCCACGCAATAAGAATGAAAGTCCTCGATGCCAGTGAGCGTCCCCCGCCACGTCTCCGGGGTCTTGGAGCGCTGTTCCGGCGCTGGCGGGATATAGACCGGCGTCGTTGCCGGTTCGTTATAGACCGGCTCGACATAATCAGGGTCCGGAATGACCGGCGGCGAAGCTACGGGCGCTGGTTTGGCGACCGGAGCTGGTTTGGCGACTGCCGCGACAGCCTCTGACCCAACTGGCGCGCTAGCCGGTTTCTCGATGACCTTCAAATCGACCGATCTTGCCCAGACCGTTTTCTGCTCCCTGGATGGAACGATCTCATAGGTCTTGATAGTCCGCTCGCCGACCTCGGCATAACGCACCCCTTCCTCCTGATCCTCGGCCGGCGGCAGCAGCAGTCGCGTCAACTTCCGCGTTTCCTCGCCTGGCGCTGGTTTCATGGCCTCATGAACGCTATAAAGCAATTTTCCGAACGGCAC
It encodes the following:
- a CDS encoding helix-turn-helix transcriptional regulator — translated: MKTQIAKYRQKLGLTQEELARAAGVTRQTIISLEQGRYNPSLQLAYRVARVLGADRIEEVFSDLD
- a CDS encoding NAD(P)/FAD-dependent oxidoreductase; its protein translation is MRIAIIGGGAAGLMTAATLLETDPQSEIFLIEKNDAIGKKVLLTGGGRCNVTTGLRDVRTILGKYPRGGKFLSSAMRVFPPEDVCAWFEEHGVPLKTEADSRVFPVSNDGREIVGVFERLFENPRLHLLLKTTVERVDKTAAGFLIKFSGRTESLAADAVVLTTGGQAYRHTGSTGDGYGFAIALGHTLTPLAPSLSALTTRESWPAEVSGLAFEKATLTAQGSRTHQFTGPFLFTHRGVSGPAVFALSSLVAFENFDAQKPLELKIDLFPDLTAEKLAIEISGRNILNPTRIFQNNLVGVIPKSLVDICIRESELPGGVRAAEVSKKDVRRTADWLKAVPFHVVARMAGEEFVTAGGISTTEINPSTMESKLCPGLYFAGEILDVDAFTGGFNLQSAWATGRLAGLSIAAAK
- a CDS encoding response regulator, whose product is MPPKKKILVVDSDAFLANVLRANLKKDGYDADLATDGKAVADKVGTFRPDLILLDLSLPGRSGLDVLGDLRTNRKTNRIKVIVLTNDDGPTQRSSCAALEPEAYLIKDQIDFPKLSARIAKIIR
- a CDS encoding pyridoxamine 5'-phosphate oxidase family protein translates to MTSAARRRQAKRTFLANHLMSIATCSKKGRPHAAVVLYAADQDLKFYFATKVRTRKARNLRENPRVAFVAGLEPPFSFQGEGRAILISAAAERQNALAKLAQAAANGVWKNFWPPILGLRAGEYAVYRLKPMRLRALDLQNAKISNRLSSFIELIEWRSRRS
- the yihA gene encoding ribosome biogenesis GTP-binding protein YihA/YsxC is translated as MPAVFLKSAFRAADLPASEKPQIAMLGRSNVGKSSLINDLVGVKKLARTSAQPGLTQSINLYECDKRYLLVDLPGYGFSRAKRSAGRGFAGLIGEYLSEAAQLKLVLLIIDARQGFMESDRYALDQLQMQDLPFVIVFNKIDKLSSSAAAAAIRDLRADRPELQIIPHSAVNGQGTGEIRDAIERAVRAAK
- a CDS encoding M15 family metallopeptidase; translated protein: MPLINEDQTGRYEKLLGILVIVVLFTGITVCLAVFEWRRLTTVASSVVAAAEPTPLPLPTEMDANFLAQVERCLLPAAAVQGFELRVTSGYRTVAEQNLVFQQGRTENGHIVTEVAGGRSLHNYGLAVDVVDRWRGYDVDWERLGRIAAWCGLEQNDEGDQAHFTHRDGLSIEQLIVGFRPPPLELPCELLAERAATGQSLTKTDLWECGAPEF